From Gopherus flavomarginatus isolate rGopFla2 chromosome 16, rGopFla2.mat.asm, whole genome shotgun sequence, a single genomic window includes:
- the LOC127035451 gene encoding keratin, type II cytoskeletal cochleal-like, which translates to MSCRSYRISSGGGGVQSFSSCSAVIPRSIKQYSFSTVSSRGGGGVGYRGLGYFGSRSLSGVASSKPRMAVGSCRSARYGYGNAGLAYDYGGAGFGYRVGGIRGPCPPTITPVQVNPLLLQPLNLEIDPNVQSVKYQEKEQIKCLNNKFASFIDKVRFLEQQNKVLETKWSFLREQKPYQNNMEPMFEAYIGNLKKKLENLGCDRANLETELNNMKDILEDYKRKYEEECNLRTCAENEFVVLKKDVDCAYMNKAELEVKVESLIDEITFLRRVYDEEIAYLQASILDTSVIVQMDNSRGLNMDDIIADVKAQYEDIANRSRTEAESWYQCKYEELKVTASKHCDNLHSTRNEIMELNRVIQRLHGELENVKAQRCKMEGAIAEAEERGERALKDAKCKLADLEAALTKAKQDLACQLREYQELMNVKLALDIEIATYRKLLEGEESRLCGEGVCPVNISVCRSQGGVVCDGDPCFGGSYSSSSRTLLKTGGVLSSGGMCDARIGRSIVANLGDVCAPCVPTGGYSTRSGRSSKVKCVSTTSSYRTKY; encoded by the exons ATGTCTTGCCGATCCTATCGCATTAGCTCTGGAGGTGGTGGTGTCCAGAGTTTCAGTTCTTGCTCAGCTGTCATACCAAGAAGCATAAAGCAATACAGCTTCAGTACGGTCTCATCTCGGGGAGGTGGTGGCGTGGGCTATAGAGGACTAGGATACTTTGGTAGCAGAAGTCTCAGTGGCGTAGCCTCCAGCAAACCCAGAATGGCTGTTGGTAGCTGTCGTTCTGCAAGATATGGGTATGGGAATGCTGGTCTTGCATATGACTATGGAGGTGCTGGCTTTGGCTACAGAGTGGGTGGGATCCGTGGGCCTTGTCCACCCACTATCACACCCGTCCAAGTCAACCCGCTCCTGCTCCAACCTCTCAACCTGGAGATCGACCCCAATGTTCAGTCGGTGAAATATCAGGAGAAGGAGCAGATCAAGTGCCTCAACAACAAATTCGCTTCTTTCATTGACAAG GTCCGATTCCTGGAGCAGCAGAACAAGGTGTTGGAGACCAAATGGAGCTTTTTGCGGGAGCAAAAACCCTACCAGAATAACATGGAGCCCATGTTTGAAGCTTATATCGGTAACTTGAAGAAGAAGCTGGAGAACCTGGGATGTGACCGAGCTAATCTGGAGACAGAACTGAACAACATGAAGGACATTTTGGAGGATTACAAGAGAAA GTATGAAGAGGAATGCAATCTTCGAACCTGTGCTGAGAATGAGTTTGTAGTACTTAAGAAG GATGTGGACTGTGCTTACATGAACAAGGCAGAACTAGAAGTCAAAGTGGAATCCCTCATAGACGAGATCACCTTCCTGAGACGCGTGTATGACGAG GAAATTGCTTACCTCCAAGCATCCATTTTGGACACCTCCGTTATTGTGCAAATGGACAACAGCCGAGGCCTGAACATGGATGACATCATTGCTGATGTCAAAGCTCAGTACGAGGACATCGCCAACAGGAGCCGAACTGAGGCAGAGTCCTGGTACCAGTGCAAG TACGAGGAGCTGAAGGTAACCGCTAGCAAACACTGCGACAACCTGCACAGCACAAGGAATGAGATTATGGAGCTGAACCGGGTGATTCAGAGACTGCATGGAGAACTTGAAAATGTTAAAGCACAG CGATGCAAAATGGAAGGAGCCATAGCAGAAGCTGAGGAACGGGGAGAGAGGGCTCTCAAAGATGCCAAGTGTAAACTGGCCGACCTGGAGGCTGCGCTAACGAAAGCCAAGCAGGACCTGGCCTGCCAACTGCGGGAGTACCAGGAGCTGATGAATGTCAAGCTGGCCCTGGATATCGAGATCGCCACCTACAGGAAGCTGCTGGAAGGAGAGGAGAGCAG GTTGTGTGGAGAAGGTGTTTGCCCCGTCAATATTT CTGTGTGCAGATCCCAAGGGGGGGTTGTGTGTGACGGCGACCCCTGCTTTGGAGGCAGCTATTcgtccagcagcagaacactacTCAAAACAGGAGGTGTTCTTAGCAGTGGAGGCATGTGCGACGCTAGGATTGGAAGAAGCATCGTCGCAAATTTGGGAGATGTATGTGCACCGTGTGTTCCTACCGGTGGATACAGCACTCGCAGCGGAAGGAGCTCCAAGGTCAAATGTGTGTCAACTACCAGCTCCTacagaacaaaatattaa